CGAAAGCGGTATCGCGCTGGCCGCGGCGCTCAGCCTCGCGCTGTGCGCGATCGCGCCCTTCGCCGCAGGCGCGGCGATCCGGGCGGCGCGCGAGGGCTAGCGGGGGGCAGGTCCGGAGGCGCGAACCGTTTCCTACATAGCGATGCCGGGATAGATGGCGGGCAATGTCCACCGCCCCTTACCGATCGGAGCAACGCGCCGGCACGGCCCCCGATCACAAGGCGAATTTTTGCACCCAGGACACTGTTCCAAGTGTTCCATCGTGTAGGACTTCGACGCCAGGAACGGCGCAAATGCGCCGATCGTCAGTAGGGCGGCTTGTGCCGTCCGGTCGGGCTCTCGGTAAAGATCTCGACCCCGTTCTCGGTTATCGCCAGCGAGTGCTCGAACTGGGCGGAAAGCGACTTGTCGCGCGTCACCGCGGTCCAGCCGTCGCCCAGCACCTTGGCCCATGGCTTGCCCAGATTGATCATCGGTTCGATGGTGAAGAACATGCCCGGCTTCAGCAGCGGGCCGGTGCCCGCCTCCGCCTGGTGGATGACTTCCGGCGCGTCGTGGAACAGGCGACCGACGCCGTGGCCGCAGAACTCGCGCACCACGGAATAGCGGTGCGGCTTCGCATGCGCCGCGATCGCCGCGCCGATATCGCCCAGCCGCGCGCCGGGACGGCCCGCCGCCTCGATCCCCAGCATCAGGCATTCATAGGTGACCTCGACCAGCTTCTTCGCCTTCAGCGAAGGTTCGCCCGCGAAGTACATCCGGCTGGTATCGCCGTGCCAGCCGTCGAGCAGCGGGGTCACGTCGATATTGAGGATGTCGCCATCCTTCAGCGTCTTGTCGCCGGGAATGCCATGACAGATAACGTGATTGATCGAGATGCAGCTGGAATGGGTATAGCCGCGATAGCCCAGCGTCGCCGGAACCGCGCCGCCATCGAGCATCATCTCGCGAATGGCGGTATCGAGGCTCTCGGTCGTGACACCCGGCCGGACCAGATCGGCCACTTCGTCCAGGATCCGCGCGGCGAGCTGGCCCGCCTTGCGCATGCCCTCGAACCCTTCCGGTCCGTGGAGCTTGATCGTGCCGTCGCGCTGAACGTCGTCTTCGTCGGTGATGGTCTGATACTGGGTCATGCCCACCATTTAGCGCGGACGGAGCCGAATTGCGAGCCTCAGCCGCCGAACGCCTTGCGGTATTCGGGCTTCACCGCCTCGCGCACCGCGACATCCACCGGCACGGGGATCTCGTATGCGCCCTCCACATATGGGCCCGCCACGTAGGGGCCGGCATACATGACGATCGTATCGAACACCTTGCCCTTCGCCTTCACCTCGATCGCCAGATCGGACATCGGCGGGCACTGGTCGAACTCGTCGACGGTCGGGTTGTCCGCCGCCTCGCTCGCTTCCTCGGTCGGGCCGCGCCGCTTCGCCCGCTCGGCGTCGAGCTTCTTGCAGAAACGCTCCTCCACCGCGTCGTACAGCGCGTCGGGCGAGGTAAAAAGGGTAAGCGGCTGGACCGTCCGCTTCGCGTCGCGATCCCACAGGACGGGATCGATGCCGTAGATGCCGTGCGCCCCGCCCGAATAGCTGCTGACATCGGCGACCAAGCTGATCCATTCCGGCGTGCGCCCGATCACCTTCCACTCGGTGTTCTGCGAATAGGCGTTGTAGGGAAAGCCGTTCTCGCGCGCGTCCTGCCGCGCCTGCTTCGCCAGCTTCGCCAGGCCCTGCTCCCCCTCGCGCGCCCGCGCATCCAGCAGCTGGGCGAGTTCGGGCACCGCACCCACCGCCGCGGGGTAGCTGTACTGGAAGCTGTAGAGATCGTTCTCCACCTTGATGTCGCGCGCGCCGCCGTCGGCTTCTGCTCCGGCGGACGCGGTGGCCACCGCGTCGCTGGTCTGCTGCACCCCCAGATCGTCGCCCATGTCGCTGGCCGGCGTGCATTCGGAGAGGGCGAGCGCGAGCAGCATTGCCGGCGCGGCCAGTCTGACGATCATCGCGGCTTCCTTCCCTTGTGTCATCCGGCGCGGCGGCCAAGGATGGATTGCACCCTTGGCATGCGCCCTCGATCGCTCCATGTGCCTTACATGACCGATACGCCATTGATCCAGCCCGATCGCGGGCAAGACGCCATTTCGATCCATCTCGTGAACAAGGACGGGTTCGAAGACTGGGCTTCTTCGCTCGGCGCTGCCCAGCGCGCCACGCTGCGCGCGCAGCGCTTCGACGGGTCGGGATACCAGACCGCGATCGTTCCGGGCGGTTCGGGCGAGCCGGAGGAATGGTTCGCGGTCGGCGGCGTGGCCGATCCCGACAGCCTGTCGAGCTGGTGCATGGCGAAGCTCGCCGAGACGCTCCCCGCGGGCACCTATCGCCTTGCCGGGGGAGAGCCCGGCCCCGCCCTGCACGGCTGGCAGACCGCGCAATATGCCTTCACCCGTTATCGCAAGCCGGATAACGCGGTCGGGCCGCGTATCCTGCTGACGAAAAACGCCAAGGCCGTCGAACCCGCTATCGCGGAGGCGGAGGCGGTGTGCCGCGTGCGCCGGCTGGTCGATACGCCGGCCGAGGATATGGGGCCCGCCGGTCTGGAGGCGGAGTGCGAGGCGCTCGCCAAGGAGTACGGGGCGAAGCTTTCCGTCACCCGGGGCGATTCGCTTGAGCAGGACTATCCCATGGTCCACGCCGTCGGCCGGGCCGCCGCGCGCCATCACGCACCGCGCATCATGCACCTGTCGTGGGGCAAGGAGGGCGATCCGGTCCTGGCCCTGGTCGGCAAGGGGGTGTGCTTCGATTCCGGCGGGCTGGACGTGAAGTCGGCGTCCGGGATGCTCATCATGAAGAAGGACATGGGCGGCGCGGCGCACGCGATCGCGCTGGCGGACCTCGTCATGCGCGCAGGGTTGCCGGTGCGGTTGCACCTGTTCGTTCCGGCAGTGGAGAACGCCATTTCCGGCAACAGCTTCCGGCCGGGCGACATCCTGCGCAGCCGCAAGGGGCTGAGCGTGGAGATCGGCAATACCGATGCCGAAGGGCGCCTGATCCTAGGCGACGCGCTCACCCGCGCGAGCGAGGAGGACCCGGAACTGCTGATCGATTTCGCCACCCTGACGGGTGCCGCGCGCGTAGCGCTGGGGCCGGATTACCCGGCGCTGATGACCCGGCGCGAGGAAACCGCGGCGGAGCTGATCCGGGCGGGCAAGGCACATGACGACGAGCCCTGGCCGCTGCCGCTGCCGGCGGCCTATGCCGACTATCTCAACTCCGACATAGCGGACACCTCGAACGCGCATACCAACGGGTTCGCCGGTGCCAGCATTGCGGGCCTGTTCCTCGACAAGTTCGTCGGCGACGGCATCGACTGGGCGCATTTCGATACCTATGCATGGCGCCCCTCGCCCAAGCCCGGCCGGCCCAAGGGCGGCGAGGCGCTGGGCTTGCGGGCAGCCTGGCACATGCTGTGCGCGCGCTACGCCGACGCTTGAACCGACTGCCCCTCCCCCGCGCGCTTGTCGCTTGCCCCCCGGCCCGCTAAGCGCGGCGCGCAGGCACGAAAGGTCGAAAGTTTCAGTGAACGGCAGCGAAGGCAATCTGACGGATTACTCCCCACCCGCAGGTCAGGTCGGCCTGACCGGACCGGTGGCGGCGCCCGAAAGCGGGACCCTGCCGGTCCGCGGCGACCTGGCGCATATCGCGCTGGCCGAACGCTATCTCGTCGCCGCCTATGCCATCCCCGTGCAGATGACCGTCCGCGAGGGCGCGGCCACCCTGTATGCCGCGCGCGACGATCGTTCGGACACCGTCGCCCAATTGGCGGAAGGCTCGGCGTTCGAGGCGCTCGACGTGACCGAGAGCTGGGTCTGGGGCTGCGTCGCCCCGACCGGGCCGAGCGGCTATGTGCGGCGCGCGGCGCTCGCCTGATGGCGCATTCGGTTTTCATCGACGGGGCGGAGGGAACGACCGGGCTCGAGATCAGGGAACGCCTGGCCGGGCGCGACGAATTCGAGCTGGTGGTGCTGGCCGAAGATCGGCGCAAGGATGCTGCCGCGCGCCGCGAAGCCCTGAACGAAGCGGATTTCGCGATCCTGTGCCTGCCCGACGATCCCGCGCGCGAAGCGGTGGCGATGATCGATCCGGCAAGCGCGGTGCGCGTCATCGACGCATCCAGCGCGCACCGGGTGGCGGATGGCTGGACCTACGGCTTTCCCGAACTGGTCGGGCGCGATGCGGTCGCCCGGGCAACCCGCGTCAGCAATCCGGGCTGCTATCCCACCGGCTTCCTTGCGCTCGTCGCGCCGCTGGTGCGGGCCGGGCTGCTGCCGGGGGACTGGCCCTTCACCGTGAACGCGGTCAGCGGCTATTCCGGTGGGGGCAAGGCGCTGGTCCGGCGTTTCGAAGAGGAGCCCGACATTGCCTGGCGCGGCTATGGCTACAGCCTGTCGCACAAGCACCAGCCGGAAATGAAGCGCCATGCGGGGCTGGCCCACGATGTCATCTTCGCGCCCGCGGTCGTCCCCGCCTATCGCGGCATGGCGGTGGAGGTGCCGTTGCATCTGGGCGCGATGGATACGCAGCCTACGCCCGCCCGGCTGCGCGAGG
Above is a genomic segment from Erythrobacter sp. 3-20A1M containing:
- the map gene encoding type I methionyl aminopeptidase — protein: MTQYQTITDEDDVQRDGTIKLHGPEGFEGMRKAGQLAARILDEVADLVRPGVTTESLDTAIREMMLDGGAVPATLGYRGYTHSSCISINHVICHGIPGDKTLKDGDILNIDVTPLLDGWHGDTSRMYFAGEPSLKAKKLVEVTYECLMLGIEAAGRPGARLGDIGAAIAAHAKPHRYSVVREFCGHGVGRLFHDAPEVIHQAEAGTGPLLKPGMFFTIEPMINLGKPWAKVLGDGWTAVTRDKSLSAQFEHSLAITENGVEIFTESPTGRHKPPY
- a CDS encoding DUF4163 domain-containing protein; the protein is MIVRLAAPAMLLALALSECTPASDMGDDLGVQQTSDAVATASAGAEADGGARDIKVENDLYSFQYSYPAAVGAVPELAQLLDARAREGEQGLAKLAKQARQDARENGFPYNAYSQNTEWKVIGRTPEWISLVADVSSYSGGAHGIYGIDPVLWDRDAKRTVQPLTLFTSPDALYDAVEERFCKKLDAERAKRRGPTEEASEAADNPTVDEFDQCPPMSDLAIEVKAKGKVFDTIVMYAGPYVAGPYVEGAYEIPVPVDVAVREAVKPEYRKAFGG
- a CDS encoding M17 family metallopeptidase; amino-acid sequence: MTDTPLIQPDRGQDAISIHLVNKDGFEDWASSLGAAQRATLRAQRFDGSGYQTAIVPGGSGEPEEWFAVGGVADPDSLSSWCMAKLAETLPAGTYRLAGGEPGPALHGWQTAQYAFTRYRKPDNAVGPRILLTKNAKAVEPAIAEAEAVCRVRRLVDTPAEDMGPAGLEAECEALAKEYGAKLSVTRGDSLEQDYPMVHAVGRAAARHHAPRIMHLSWGKEGDPVLALVGKGVCFDSGGLDVKSASGMLIMKKDMGGAAHAIALADLVMRAGLPVRLHLFVPAVENAISGNSFRPGDILRSRKGLSVEIGNTDAEGRLILGDALTRASEEDPELLIDFATLTGAARVALGPDYPALMTRREETAAELIRAGKAHDDEPWPLPLPAAYADYLNSDIADTSNAHTNGFAGASIAGLFLDKFVGDGIDWAHFDTYAWRPSPKPGRPKGGEALGLRAAWHMLCARYADA
- the argC gene encoding N-acetyl-gamma-glutamyl-phosphate reductase, encoding MAHSVFIDGAEGTTGLEIRERLAGRDEFELVVLAEDRRKDAAARREALNEADFAILCLPDDPAREAVAMIDPASAVRVIDASSAHRVADGWTYGFPELVGRDAVARATRVSNPGCYPTGFLALVAPLVRAGLLPGDWPFTVNAVSGYSGGGKALVRRFEEEPDIAWRGYGYSLSHKHQPEMKRHAGLAHDVIFAPAVVPAYRGMAVEVPLHLGAMDTQPTPARLREALREFYAGSRIVAVADEAVPDELLLRQDAAPDDGMTLHVFGIDGGFHARLVARLDNLGKGASGAAIQSLNLMAGLDETTGLRLPNC